From Microplitis mediator isolate UGA2020A chromosome 11, iyMicMedi2.1, whole genome shotgun sequence, one genomic window encodes:
- the LOC130676919 gene encoding uncharacterized protein LOC130676919, with translation MCSLPSRSFSGRLPFKSSSQELGESRHIAQRCLKRLNKRLSQGSEHQSQYTAFLTEHGAIGHMQRVSSSSPELSHVYYLPHHCVVRGDSETNKLRVVFNGSSKTSPASSLNDHLHIGPSLQSKICDVLLYLRSHRYIFLTDIVKMFRQILIHSDDRDYPRILWTECDLTVTYQLNTVTYDTRPSPYLAGPVLKQLLIDEGSQFPLAVEPFHKGSYVDDIGGGADNLSDLNDIARHVEALCNSGCLPLAKRKRNHPDFGKISSSLSPEDSHSFSDNISKILGLS, from the coding sequence ATGTGTTCACTCCCTAGCCGCTCATTCTCGGGACGCTTACCATTCAAATCGTCATCTCAGGAGCTAGGTGAATCTCGTCATATTGCGCAGCGTTGTCTCAAACGTCTCAACAAGCGTCTGTCTCAGGGCTCTGAACATCAGAGTCAATACACCGCATTTCTCACCGAGCATGGAGCCATCGGACACATGCAGCGAGTCTCATCATCATCGCCTGAACTATCtcatgtttattatttacctcATCATTGCGTCGTTCGCGGAGACAGCGAAACGAACAAGTTGAGAGTCGTCTTTAACGGTTCAAGTAAAACATCACCAGCCAGCTCTCTCAATGATCATCTGCATATCGGTCCAAGCCTGCAATCAAAGATCTGTGATGTACTTCTGTATCTCAGAAGTCACAGATACATCTTTCTGACTGACATCGTGAAGATGTTTCGCCAAATTCTCATCCACTCTGATGACAGGGATTATCCGCGCATTCTCTGGACTGAATGTGATCTCACCGTAACTTATCAGCTCAATACAGTCACATATGACACTCGACCTTCACCGTATCTAGCTGGCCCAGTTCTCAAGCAACTTCTCATCGACGAAGGGTCTCAATTTCCACTAGCAGTGGAACCATTTCATAAAGGCAGCTACGTTGACGACATCGGCGGCGGTGCTGACAATCTCAGCGATCTCAACGACATCGCAAGGCATGTCGAAGCACTCTGCAACTCAGGTTGCCTCCCATTAGCTAAAAGGAAGAGAAATCATCCTGattttggcaaaatctcaTCATCACTCAGTCCAGAAGATTCTCATTCATTCTCAGATAATATCTCAAAAATATTGGGCCTCTCATAG